A genomic stretch from Streptomyces venezuelae ATCC 10712 includes:
- the wrbA gene encoding NAD(P)H:quinone oxidoreductase, which produces MSVKVAVIYYSATGAVHQLAQAVAEGAEKAGAEVRLRRVPELAPDAAIDSNPAWRAHVDATGDVEVATLDDLEWADAYAFGSPTRFGNVAAQLKQYIDTSGGLWQRGVMADKPATAFTSAHNLHGGNESTLLALYNTFHHWGSVIVSPGFTDPAVYAAGGNPYGTAHPGANGAPGESVLEAARYQGRRLTKIAKRLKGLADD; this is translated from the coding sequence ATGTCCGTGAAGGTCGCCGTCATCTACTACTCGGCCACGGGTGCCGTTCACCAGCTCGCCCAGGCGGTCGCCGAGGGCGCCGAGAAGGCCGGCGCCGAGGTGCGGCTGCGCCGGGTGCCCGAGCTCGCTCCCGACGCCGCCATCGACTCGAACCCGGCCTGGCGCGCCCATGTGGACGCCACCGGTGACGTGGAGGTCGCCACCCTGGACGACCTGGAGTGGGCGGACGCGTACGCCTTCGGCTCGCCGACCCGCTTCGGCAACGTGGCCGCGCAGCTGAAGCAGTACATCGACACGTCCGGCGGGCTGTGGCAGCGCGGCGTGATGGCGGACAAGCCGGCGACGGCGTTCACCAGTGCGCACAACCTGCACGGCGGCAACGAGTCGACGCTGCTCGCGCTCTACAACACCTTCCACCACTGGGGCTCGGTCATCGTCTCGCCCGGCTTCACCGACCCGGCGGTCTACGCGGCCGGCGGCAACCCGTACGGCACGGCGCACCCGGGCGCGAACGGTGCCCCGGGGGAGAGCGTCCTGGAGGCCGCCCGCTACCAGGGCCGCCGCCTGACGAAGATCGCGAAGCGCCTGAAGGGCCTCGCGGACGACTGA
- a CDS encoding M28 family metallopeptidase, with the protein MNATQRRAAAVLAAAALATPLVLASPATAGQDPTAAPARDAAKLAKKLVRETSAQDAYKHLQKFQAIADSAGGHRAAGSLGHDASAAYVYTQLKKAGYDVRYQKFDFEYTETLAEKASVVSPAPRTLDIKAMTYTKSTPVGGITAALAAVPVDADGTTGCEPGDFASGTFTGKIALIKRGGCTFAVKQQNAAAAGAAAAVIYNNTAGALSGTLGDAASGKIPTGGLTQAQGEQLAADLAAGPVSLSLEIRQLQQIRSTNNVIAETRGGNAANTVMLGSHLDSVTAGPGINDNGSGSAGLLQTALELAKSKDKVRNKVRFAWWSAEENGLLGSEHYVKNLSSLDKNEIKLYLNFDMIASPNYGLFVYDGDDSDATGAGAGPAGSAQLERDITDFMDKRGVPHEGTDFTGRSDYGPFIEVGIPSGGTFTGAEGIKTAGQAAKFGGTAGVAYDVNYHAKGDDLKNINMTAFDVNIDVIANAVGTYAHDISSLRKPVVSVPTTGDAGSGGGLHADHDEVTS; encoded by the coding sequence GTGAACGCTACCCAGCGCCGGGCCGCGGCCGTTCTGGCCGCCGCCGCCCTCGCCACCCCGCTGGTCCTCGCCTCGCCCGCCACCGCCGGGCAGGACCCCACGGCAGCACCCGCCCGCGATGCCGCCAAGCTGGCGAAGAAGCTGGTCCGCGAAACCTCCGCCCAGGATGCCTACAAGCACCTGCAGAAGTTCCAGGCGATAGCCGACTCGGCCGGCGGCCACCGCGCCGCCGGTTCGCTCGGCCACGACGCCTCGGCCGCGTACGTCTACACGCAGCTCAAGAAGGCCGGATACGACGTCAGGTACCAGAAGTTCGACTTCGAGTACACGGAGACGCTCGCCGAGAAGGCCTCGGTCGTCTCGCCCGCGCCCCGGACCCTCGACATCAAGGCGATGACGTACACCAAGTCCACCCCGGTCGGCGGCATCACCGCGGCCCTCGCGGCCGTGCCCGTCGACGCCGACGGCACCACCGGCTGCGAGCCGGGCGACTTCGCCTCCGGCACCTTCACCGGCAAGATCGCGCTGATCAAGCGCGGCGGCTGCACCTTCGCGGTCAAGCAGCAGAACGCCGCCGCGGCCGGCGCCGCCGCCGCCGTCATCTACAACAACACCGCCGGCGCCCTCTCCGGCACCCTCGGCGACGCCGCCTCCGGCAAGATCCCGACCGGTGGCCTCACCCAGGCGCAGGGCGAGCAGCTCGCCGCCGACCTCGCGGCCGGCCCCGTCTCGCTGTCGCTGGAGATCCGCCAGCTCCAGCAGATCCGGTCCACCAACAACGTCATCGCGGAGACCCGCGGCGGCAACGCCGCCAACACCGTGATGCTCGGCTCGCACCTCGACTCCGTCACCGCCGGCCCCGGCATCAACGACAACGGCTCCGGCTCCGCCGGTCTCCTCCAGACCGCCCTGGAGCTCGCCAAGTCGAAGGACAAGGTCCGCAACAAGGTCCGCTTCGCCTGGTGGTCGGCCGAGGAGAACGGGCTCCTCGGCTCCGAGCACTACGTCAAGAACCTGAGCTCGCTCGACAAGAACGAGATCAAGCTCTACCTCAACTTCGACATGATCGCCTCGCCGAACTACGGCCTGTTCGTCTACGACGGCGACGACTCCGACGCCACCGGCGCCGGCGCGGGCCCGGCCGGCTCCGCCCAGCTGGAGCGCGACATCACCGACTTCATGGACAAGCGCGGAGTCCCGCACGAGGGCACCGACTTCACCGGCCGCTCCGACTACGGCCCGTTCATCGAGGTCGGCATCCCCTCCGGCGGCACCTTCACCGGCGCCGAGGGCATCAAGACCGCGGGCCAAGCCGCCAAGTTCGGCGGGACGGCGGGCGTCGCGTACGACGTGAACTACCACGCCAAGGGCGACGACCTGAAGAACATCAACATGACGGCCTTCGACGTGAACATCGACGTCATCGCCAACGCCGTGGGCACCTACGCCCACGACATCTCCTCGCTGCGCAAGCCGGTCGTCTCCGTCCCGACCACCGGCGACGCGGGCAGCGGCGGCGGCCTGCACGCCGACCACGACGAGGTCACCTCCTGA
- a CDS encoding HhH-GPD-type base excision DNA repair protein produces MSPASQSPSESAHPEIHLAQQPDADALLGRSPLAALVGMLLDQQVPMEWAFSGPYTIASRLGADDLDAHEIAARDPEEFAALLSEKPAVHRYPGSMAQRVQQLCRFLVEEYGGDARAVWADAATGKELLARLQALPGFGKQKAQIFLALLGKQYGVRPTGWREAAGAYGEQGAYRSAADITGPESLAKVRAHKQEMKAAAKAAKAAKDPKRSGN; encoded by the coding sequence ATGAGTCCCGCTTCCCAGAGCCCGTCCGAGTCCGCCCACCCCGAGATCCACCTCGCCCAGCAGCCGGACGCCGACGCGCTGCTCGGCCGGTCCCCGCTGGCCGCGCTCGTCGGCATGCTCCTGGACCAGCAGGTCCCGATGGAGTGGGCGTTCTCCGGGCCGTACACCATCGCCTCCCGGCTCGGTGCGGACGATCTCGACGCGCACGAGATCGCCGCCCGCGACCCGGAGGAGTTCGCCGCGCTGCTCTCCGAGAAGCCCGCCGTGCACCGCTACCCGGGGTCGATGGCGCAGCGCGTGCAGCAGCTGTGCCGGTTCCTCGTCGAGGAGTACGGCGGCGATGCCCGGGCCGTGTGGGCGGACGCGGCGACCGGGAAGGAGCTGCTCGCCCGGCTCCAGGCGCTGCCGGGCTTCGGGAAGCAGAAGGCGCAGATCTTCCTGGCCCTGCTCGGCAAGCAGTACGGGGTGCGGCCGACGGGCTGGCGGGAGGCGGCGGGGGCGTACGGCGAGCAGGGCGCGTACCGCTCGGCGGCCGACATCACGGGCCCGGAGTCGCTGGCGAAGGTGCGGGCCCACAAGCAGGAGATGAAGGCGGCGGCGAAAGCCGCGAAAGCCGCCAAGGACCCCAAAAGATCAGGGAATTGA
- a CDS encoding TetR/AcrR family transcriptional regulator, which translates to MSTEYPRAGGAAAVPSAGLLPTVDAPAPERADAARNRRKILDATARIIAEDGPEAVTMNQVAHASGIGVGTVYRRFGDVSQLLWALLDDRERRFQEAFMTGPPPLGPGVPAGERLDAFLDALVDRIGEQRSILLAAHSASPRARYHSGAYRVMHTHAALLIGQLRPGSDSTLLAHLLLAPFSPDVMHHLAVEQELSAVRLKAGVRHLLRLRA; encoded by the coding sequence ATGAGCACGGAGTATCCGCGGGCCGGAGGCGCGGCGGCGGTGCCGTCGGCCGGTCTGCTGCCCACCGTGGACGCCCCCGCCCCCGAGCGCGCCGACGCGGCCCGCAACCGGCGCAAGATCCTCGACGCCACGGCCCGGATCATCGCCGAGGACGGCCCCGAGGCCGTCACGATGAACCAGGTCGCCCACGCCAGCGGCATCGGCGTCGGCACCGTCTACCGCCGCTTCGGCGACGTCTCCCAGCTTCTGTGGGCGCTCCTGGACGACCGCGAGCGCCGGTTCCAGGAGGCGTTCATGACCGGCCCGCCGCCGCTCGGGCCCGGCGTGCCCGCCGGGGAACGCCTCGACGCCTTCCTCGACGCGCTCGTCGACCGGATCGGCGAGCAGCGCTCGATCCTGCTCGCGGCGCACTCGGCCTCGCCGCGCGCCCGGTACCACAGCGGTGCCTACCGGGTGATGCACACGCACGCGGCCCTGCTGATCGGCCAGCTCAGGCCCGGCTCCGACAGCACGCTCCTCGCGCATCTGCTGCTCGCGCCGTTCTCACCGGACGTGATGCACCATCTGGCCGTCGAACAGGAGCTGTCGGCGGTCCGCCTCAAGGCGGGCGTACGCCACCTGCTGCGGCTGCGCGCCTGA
- a CDS encoding metal-sensitive transcriptional regulator: MELDLAGAELKSVLNRLRRAQGQISGVIRMIEEGRDCEEVVTQLAAASRALDRAGFAIIATGLQQCLTDVEGGIRDGEDRDAMRARLEKLFLSLA, translated from the coding sequence GTGGAACTGGATCTCGCGGGTGCGGAGCTGAAGTCGGTACTGAACCGGCTGCGCCGGGCCCAGGGCCAGATCTCCGGGGTGATCCGGATGATCGAGGAGGGCCGGGACTGCGAGGAGGTCGTGACGCAGCTCGCCGCCGCCTCGCGGGCGCTCGACCGGGCCGGGTTCGCGATCATCGCGACCGGACTCCAGCAGTGCCTGACCGATGTCGAGGGCGGCATCCGCGACGGCGAGGACCGTGACGCGATGCGGGCCCGGCTGGAGAAGCTCTTCCTCTCGCTCGCGTAG
- the pip gene encoding prolyl aminopeptidase has product MYSDATAPYDQGLLDVGDGNLVHWEVSGNPQGKPALVVHGGPGSGSSPGSRRYFDPEAYRLVLFDQRGCGRSTPHASDPAADMAVNTTAHLVADMERLREHLGIEQWLLYGGSWGSTLILAYAEVYPERVTEIVIAAVTTTRRSETAWLYEGVARFFPEAHARFREGAGHADDLVGAYAALMEHPDRSVREKAAADWCAWEDAVLSMEGMGTPYTDRVDDARLGFVRICSHYFAHGAWLDEGALIRDAHRLAGIPGVLIHGRTDMAGPLDTAWELSRAWPDAELHVVESAGHLGGTETKELVLATLDRFAKG; this is encoded by the coding sequence ATGTACTCCGACGCCACCGCACCGTACGACCAGGGCCTGCTCGACGTGGGCGACGGCAACCTCGTGCACTGGGAGGTCTCCGGCAACCCGCAGGGCAAGCCCGCGCTCGTCGTCCACGGCGGGCCCGGCTCCGGCTCCTCCCCGGGCAGCCGGCGCTACTTCGACCCGGAGGCGTACCGCCTGGTCCTCTTCGACCAGCGGGGCTGCGGCCGCTCCACCCCGCACGCGAGCGACCCGGCCGCCGACATGGCGGTGAACACCACGGCGCACCTGGTCGCGGACATGGAGCGGCTGCGCGAGCACCTCGGGATCGAGCAGTGGCTGCTGTACGGCGGCTCCTGGGGCTCCACGCTGATCCTGGCGTACGCGGAGGTGTACCCGGAGCGGGTGACGGAGATCGTGATCGCGGCCGTCACGACGACCCGGCGGTCCGAGACGGCCTGGCTGTACGAGGGCGTCGCCCGTTTCTTCCCGGAGGCCCACGCGCGCTTCCGCGAAGGGGCGGGCCACGCGGACGACCTGGTCGGCGCGTACGCGGCGCTCATGGAGCACCCCGACCGGTCCGTCCGGGAGAAGGCCGCGGCCGACTGGTGCGCCTGGGAGGACGCCGTCCTCTCGATGGAGGGCATGGGCACCCCGTACACCGACCGGGTCGACGACGCCCGGCTCGGCTTCGTCCGGATCTGCTCGCACTACTTCGCGCACGGCGCGTGGCTCGACGAGGGGGCCCTCATCCGTGACGCCCACCGGCTGGCCGGCATCCCCGGCGTCCTGATCCACGGCCGGACCGACATGGCCGGCCCGCTCGACACCGCCTGGGAGTTGTCGCGCGCCTGGCCGGACGCCGAGCTGCACGTCGTCGAGAGCGCCGGTCACCTGGGCGGGACCGAGACCAAGGAGCTCGTCCTCGCCACGCTCGACCGCTTCGCGAAGGGGTGA
- a CDS encoding type II toxin-antitoxin system VapB family antitoxin, with protein sequence MIFKRIGNGKPYPDHGRESTRQWADVAPRPVRLDQLVTTKGQLDLETLLAEDSTFYGDLFAHVVKWQGDLYLEDGLHRAVRAALQQRQVLHARVLEMD encoded by the coding sequence GTGATCTTCAAGCGCATCGGAAACGGAAAGCCGTATCCCGACCACGGCCGGGAAAGCACCCGGCAGTGGGCGGACGTCGCCCCGCGCCCGGTCCGCCTCGATCAGCTGGTCACCACCAAGGGCCAGCTGGACCTGGAGACGCTGCTCGCCGAGGACTCCACCTTCTACGGCGACCTCTTCGCGCACGTCGTGAAGTGGCAGGGCGATCTCTACCTCGAGGACGGACTGCACCGCGCCGTCCGCGCGGCGCTCCAGCAGCGCCAGGTGCTGCACGCCCGCGTCCTGGAAATGGACTGA
- a CDS encoding RBBP9/YdeN family alpha/beta hydrolase, translated as MTTPPKTFLVLHGYENRRPPGHWQHWLAQRLRERGHHVRYPQLPEPEAPVLDDWLDALDEHGSRPAEGEFVVLAHSLSVLLWLRAGTRRPRADRVLLVAPPSPSVTASIAPIAAFADGLDLTEAGLDARLVYGDGDPYCPEGADLSYGRPLGLDLDRVPGGGHLNPDSGFGEWPALLAWCEDPAVRITGR; from the coding sequence ATGACCACCCCACCCAAGACCTTCCTCGTCCTCCACGGTTACGAGAACCGGCGGCCGCCCGGGCACTGGCAGCACTGGCTCGCGCAGCGGCTGCGGGAGCGGGGGCATCACGTGCGGTACCCGCAGCTGCCCGAACCCGAGGCGCCCGTGCTCGACGACTGGCTCGACGCGCTCGACGAGCACGGGTCCCGCCCCGCCGAGGGCGAGTTCGTGGTGCTCGCGCACAGTCTGTCCGTGCTGCTCTGGCTGCGGGCGGGCACCCGCAGGCCGCGGGCCGACCGCGTTCTGCTCGTCGCCCCGCCCTCCCCGTCCGTCACCGCCTCGATCGCCCCGATCGCCGCCTTCGCCGACGGACTCGACCTGACCGAGGCGGGGCTCGACGCCCGTCTCGTGTACGGCGACGGGGACCCGTACTGCCCCGAGGGCGCCGACCTGTCCTACGGCCGGCCGCTGGGCCTGGACCTGGACCGTGTACCGGGCGGCGGGCACCTCAACCCCGACTCGGGGTTCGGGGAGTGGCCCGCGCTGCTGGCGTGGTGCGAAGACCCGGCGGTGCGGATCACGGGCCGTTAG
- a CDS encoding helicase HerA-like domain-containing protein codes for MGVSEQPPAAPGGPAAEIAAGYAFEGAALDLGALLWDGGCHPDAPVRIPLPVLNRHGLVAGATGTGKTKTLQLIAEQLSAHGVPVFLADIKGDVSGVSAPGEDGEKVRERAAQVGQEWRATGFPCEFYGLGGTGPGIPVRATVTSFGPVLLSKVLQLNQTQEQSLGLIFHYADAKGLELVDLKDLRAVVAFLVSDTGKAELKGIGGLSTVTAGVILRSITAFEQQGAGDFFGEPEFDTSEFLRTAADGRGIVSVLELPAVQDKPQLFSTFLMWMLADLFHDLPEVGDLEKPKLVFFFDEAHLLFSGASKAFLASITQTVRLIRSKGVGVFFVTQTPKDVPSDVLAQLGNRVQHALRAFTPDDAKALKATVRTFPNSPYDLEEVLTGLGTGEAVITVLSERGAPTPVAATRLRAPESLMGPIDAAALDAAVKGSPLYGRYAEAVDRESAYEKLTAEQRAAEAAAVEAAAAEEAEKAAKAEGAGARAPRRKEEPSLAEQVVGSGIFKSLARSIGTQLGREISRSVFGTARRRR; via the coding sequence ATGGGCGTGAGTGAGCAGCCACCGGCCGCGCCGGGCGGCCCCGCCGCCGAGATCGCCGCCGGGTACGCCTTCGAGGGAGCGGCACTCGATCTGGGGGCACTGCTCTGGGACGGCGGCTGTCACCCGGACGCGCCGGTCCGCATCCCACTGCCCGTGCTCAACCGGCACGGCCTGGTCGCCGGCGCCACCGGCACGGGCAAGACGAAGACGCTCCAGCTGATCGCCGAGCAGCTCTCGGCGCACGGCGTGCCCGTCTTCCTCGCCGACATCAAGGGCGACGTCTCCGGCGTCTCGGCCCCCGGCGAGGACGGCGAGAAGGTGCGGGAGCGGGCCGCCCAGGTGGGGCAGGAGTGGCGGGCGACCGGCTTCCCCTGCGAGTTCTACGGGCTCGGCGGGACCGGCCCCGGCATCCCGGTGCGCGCGACGGTGACCAGCTTCGGCCCCGTACTCCTGTCGAAGGTGCTCCAGCTCAACCAGACGCAGGAGCAGTCGCTCGGCCTGATCTTCCACTACGCCGACGCCAAGGGCCTGGAGCTGGTGGACCTCAAGGACCTGCGGGCGGTGGTGGCGTTCCTGGTCTCGGACACCGGGAAGGCCGAACTCAAGGGGATCGGCGGTCTCTCGACGGTGACGGCCGGGGTGATCCTGCGGTCGATCACGGCCTTCGAGCAGCAGGGCGCGGGAGACTTCTTCGGGGAGCCGGAGTTCGACACGTCCGAGTTCCTGCGGACGGCCGCGGACGGGCGGGGGATCGTCTCGGTCCTTGAGCTGCCGGCGGTGCAGGACAAGCCGCAGCTGTTCTCGACCTTCCTGATGTGGATGCTGGCGGACCTCTTCCACGACCTGCCGGAGGTCGGCGACCTGGAGAAGCCGAAGCTGGTGTTCTTCTTCGACGAGGCGCACCTGCTGTTCAGCGGGGCGTCGAAGGCGTTCCTGGCGTCGATCACCCAGACCGTGCGGCTGATCCGCTCGAAGGGCGTCGGGGTCTTCTTCGTGACGCAGACGCCGAAGGACGTGCCCTCGGACGTGCTCGCCCAGCTGGGCAACCGGGTGCAGCACGCGCTGCGGGCGTTCACACCGGACGACGCCAAGGCCCTGAAGGCGACGGTGCGGACCTTCCCGAACTCGCCGTACGACCTGGAGGAGGTGCTCACGGGCCTCGGTACGGGCGAGGCGGTGATCACCGTACTGAGCGAGAGGGGCGCGCCGACCCCGGTGGCGGCGACCCGGCTGCGGGCGCCGGAGTCGCTGATGGGCCCGATCGACGCGGCCGCGCTGGACGCGGCGGTGAAGGGCTCGCCGCTGTACGGGCGGTACGCGGAGGCGGTGGACCGCGAGTCGGCGTACGAGAAGCTGACGGCCGAGCAGCGGGCGGCGGAGGCGGCGGCGGTCGAGGCCGCGGCGGCCGAGGAGGCGGAGAAGGCGGCGAAGGCCGAGGGGGCGGGAGCGAGGGCTCCTCGTCGGAAGGAGGAGCCCTCGCTGGCCGAACAGGTGGTGGGCAGTGGGATCTTCAAGTCCCTGGCGCGCTCGATCGGCACCCAGCTGGGCCGGGAGATCAGCCGCTCGGTCTTCGGCACCGCCCGCCGGAGGAGATGA
- a CDS encoding TetR/AcrR family transcriptional regulator: MDAKPAPTGPRAARKRQAIVRAARDLFLREGFGVGMDAIAAEAGVSKVTVYNHFGSKEALFTAVVAGVIDEPLTGGEQNGEQNGEQVGQPTGKASDLGRLVEAEGPEQLKAALTETGRAWGRAVRADAEGRALRTLVASELHRFPELGRAWRAHGPAGHHPAVAEALRALADRGLLDVPDTEVAVLQLYSLLVFPQMVFEQHGAELTEDLAERLVVDGVEMFLRRYAPAS, from the coding sequence ATGGACGCCAAGCCCGCCCCCACCGGCCCCCGGGCCGCCCGTAAGCGCCAGGCCATCGTGCGGGCCGCCCGCGACCTCTTCCTCCGCGAGGGCTTCGGCGTCGGCATGGACGCCATCGCCGCCGAGGCGGGCGTCTCCAAGGTGACCGTCTACAACCACTTCGGCAGCAAGGAAGCCCTGTTCACGGCCGTGGTCGCGGGCGTCATCGACGAGCCGCTGACCGGCGGGGAGCAGAACGGGGAGCAAAACGGGGAGCAGGTCGGGCAGCCGACCGGGAAGGCGTCCGACCTCGGGCGGCTCGTCGAGGCCGAGGGGCCCGAGCAGCTCAAGGCCGCGCTCACCGAGACCGGCCGCGCCTGGGGCCGGGCCGTACGCGCCGACGCCGAGGGCCGCGCCCTGCGCACCCTGGTGGCAAGCGAGCTCCACCGCTTCCCCGAGCTGGGCCGCGCCTGGCGGGCGCACGGCCCGGCCGGCCACCACCCGGCCGTGGCCGAAGCGCTGCGCGCGCTCGCGGACCGCGGGCTGCTCGACGTGCCCGACACGGAGGTGGCCGTCCTCCAGCTCTACTCGCTGCTCGTCTTCCCGCAGATGGTCTTCGAGCAGCATGGCGCGGAGCTCACCGAGGACCTGGCCGAGCGGCTCGTCGTCGACGGGGTGGAGATGTTCCTCCGCCGGTACGCGCCCGCGTCCTGA